One window from the genome of Oryza glaberrima chromosome 3, OglaRS2, whole genome shotgun sequence encodes:
- the LOC127765759 gene encoding putative pentatricopeptide repeat-containing protein At1g03510: MHSRHQRLASLTKLLTSHVNAGRHRDALAFFSRMVSDPSLPPLSDPSFAYAFPLALKSSSALRLPSAAAAADSLHALAAKCGFLSSPFFASALVASYGACASPALARRLFDELPHRNAIVCSAMISVHIRSGDLAGALRELDLMDVAPTASCFNSVIAAVAESGEHPARAIDLYRRMQRMGVLPSLITLLALVPSCTALGALSSIKEVHGFATRHGMFASCHLGSSLIEAYGRCGSLAGARNVFDQVQERDVVVWSSIVSAYAFHGHADVAMSLFRHMELDNVRPDGIMFLGVLKACGHAGHADDALKYFDVLTKRFGVEACGDHYSCLVDVLGRAGRLRQAYDVIQTMPVKVTAKAWGALLAACRKYGEVGLAEVAGRALFEIEPENAGNFVSLANIYSGMGMHDKAEQVRREMEQRGVRRLPGSSWMIHCKSSELF; the protein is encoded by the exons ATGCATTCCCGCCACCAACGCCTCGCGTCGCTGACGAAGTTGCTCACTTCCCACGTCAACGCCGGCCGTCACCGGGATGCTCTCGCCTTCTTCTCCCGCatggtctccgacccctccctCCCGCCGCTCTCCGACCCCTCCTTCGCCTACGCCTTCCCGCTCGCCCTCAAGTcctcctccgccctccgcctcccctccgccgccgccgccgccgactccctcCACGCCCTCGCCGCCAAGTGTGGCTTCCTCTCCAGCCCATTCTTCGCCTCCGCGCTCGTCGCCTCCTACGGCGCCTGCGCCTCCCCcgccctcgcccgccgcctgTTCGACGAATTGCCCCACCGCAACGCCATCGTCTGTAGCGCCATGATCTCCGTCCACATCCGATCGGGCGACCTCGCCGGGGCGCTGCGTGAGCTCGATCTCATGGATGTGGCGCCGACCGCCTCCTGCTTCAACTCTGTGATCGCCGCGGTTGCTGAGTCCGGGGAACATCCGGCCCGGGCCATCGATCTCTACCGACGGATGCAGAGAATGGGCGTTCTCCCGAGCCTCATTACTCTGCTGGCGCTCGTCCCCTCGTGCACGGCGCTGGGTGCGTTGAGCTCAATCAAGGAGGTTCACGGTTTTGCTACGCGGCACGGCATGTTTGCGAGCTGCCACCTAGGAAGCTCCCTCATTGAAGCATACGGGCGATGTGGTTCTCTGGCTGGCGCACGGAACGTGTTTGACCAGGTGCAGGAGCGCGATGTGGTTGTCTGGAGCTCTATTGTATCAGCATATGCGTTCCATGGCCACGCAGATGTTGCAATGTCGCTTTTCAGGCATATGGAGCTGGACAATGTCCGGCCTGATGGCATAATGTTCCTTGGCGTATTAAAGGCTTGCGGCCATGCTGGTCACGCAGATGATGCATTGAAGTATTTCGATGTTCTAACCAAAAGATTTGGGGTCGAGGCCTGTGGAGATCACTATTCATGCTTGGTTGATGTCTTGGGCCGGGCAGGAAGACTACGCCAAGCTTATGATGTTATACAGACAATGCCAGTTAAGGTTACTGCGAAAGCCTGGGGTGCTCTTCTTGCTGCTTGCAGGAAATATGGGGAGGTGGGGTTGGCAGAGGTTGCAGGGAGAGCATTGTTTGAGATTGAACCGGAGAATGCAGGTAACTTTGTTTCACTTGCGAACATATATTCAGGCATGGGTATGCATGACAAGGCAGAACAGGTGAGAAGGGAGATGGAGCAGCGAGGTGTGCGGAGATTGCCTGGAAGCAGTTGGATGATACATTGCAAGTCAAG TGAACTGTTCTGA
- the LOC127766464 gene encoding uncharacterized protein At5g65660 — protein sequence MTIPMAHSSRPTLGFPLGTALLIFVIFSLSGIFSCCYHWDKLRAFLWSRHPDVILQEGQHTVISIASPSKTTSDHKNEKAEKECGLPVIMPGDRIPKFFARPCPHEKCLPAAEEEEAEVQVKCSVPQSS from the exons ATGACGATTCCAATGGCACATTCCTCAAGGCCAACTCTGGGTTTTCCCCTAGGGACGGCGCTCCTGATCTTTGTTATCTTCTCCCTCAGTGGCATCTTCTCATGTTGCTACCACTGGGACAAGCTCCGTGCCTTCCTCTGGTCTCGGCATCCTGATGTGATACTCCAAGAAGGCCAGCACACCGTCATCTCCATTGCGTCTCCGAGCAAGACAACATCTGATCACAAG AACGAGAAAGCAGAGAAAGAGTGTGGTTTGCCCGTTATTATGCCTGGGGACAGGATCCCCAAATTCTTCGCCAGGCCGTGCCCGCATGAGAAGTGTTTGCCtgcagcagaggaggaggaagctgagGTGCAAGTCAAATGTTCTGTTCCACAATCTAGTTAG
- the LOC127765761 gene encoding derlin-2 — MAQAVEEWYRQMPIITRSYLTAAVVTTVGCTLEIISPYHLYLNPKLVVQHYEIWRLVTNFLYFRKMDLDFLFHMFFLARYCKLLEENSFRGRTADFFYMLLFGATVLTGIVLIGGMIPYISETFARILFLSNSLTFMMVYVWSKHNPFIHMSFLGLFTFTAAYLPWVLLGFSILVGSSTWVDLLGMIAGHVYYFLEDVYPRMTGRRPLKTPSFIKALFADDNVVVARPPNAGLGAGARFGAMGADPQAQ; from the exons ATGGCGCAGGCGGTGGAGGAGTGGTACCGGCAGATGCCCATCATCACGCGCTCCtacctcaccgccgccgtcgtcaccaccgTCGGCTGCACCCTcgag ATCATTTCGCCCTACCACCTGTATCTGAACCCCAAGCTGGTGGTGCAGCACTACGAGATCTGGCGCCTCGTCACCAACTTCCTCTACTTCCGTAAGATGG ATTTGGACTTTCTGTTCCACATGTTTTTTCTTGCACGATACTGCAAGCTTCTTGAGGAGAACTCATTCAGAGGAAGAACTGCTGACTTTTTCTACATGCTCTTGTTTGGCGCTACTGTCCTGACTGGCATTGTTCTGATTGGTGGGATGATACCTTATATTTCTGAGACATTTGCCAGAATCCTGTTCTTGAGCAATTCATTGACATTTATGATG GTTTATGTATGGAGCAAGCACAATCCCTTCATTCATATGAGCTTCTTGGGTTTGTTCACCTTTACTGCTGCTTATTTACCTTGG GTCCTTCTGGGGTTCTCTATTCTTGTGGGAAGCAGTACATGGGTTGATTTGCTG ggtatgattgctggGCATGTGTACTACTTCCTGGAAGATGTATACCCGCGGATGACTGGGAGGCGTCCCCTGAAGACTCCTTCGTTCATCAAGGCGCTATTTGCTGATGACAATGTTGTTGTGGCAAGGCCACCAAATGCTGGGCTTGGCGCTGGAGCAAGGTTTGGTGCTATGGGTGCAGACCCCCAGGCCCAATGA